A DNA window from Primulina tabacum isolate GXHZ01 chromosome 12, ASM2559414v2, whole genome shotgun sequence contains the following coding sequences:
- the LOC142521067 gene encoding biotin--protein ligase 2-like yields MLKVGARRRFQNLTSLPNNPFASIFLTKMELQSPTTLVLCGKSTVENELARCLKSNNRLKLPDGSPLNVVLNSEIECIDRTENDGNFCVNSYMSSLSTSRFGRLLVYSPKLASTHDVVSHNFEELPVGGVCVADVQFKGRGRSKNVWESPKGCLMYSFTIQMEDGRVVPLVQYVVSLAMTEAINDVCRNSGMPHLNVRIKWPNDLYLDGAKVGGILCTSVYKSKKFNISSGVGLNVSNQKPTTCLNSVLQRLTPCAHQLQLEDIIAAFFNKFESFYDIFINQGFQTLEELYYKTWLHSGQRVIVQEKNEKPESISEDAVTIQGLTTSGYLLAVTEDGQTCELHPDGNSFDFFKGLVRRKLT; encoded by the exons ATGCTAAAAGTGGGAGCTCGCCGGCGATTTCAAAATCTCACTTCCCTACCGAATAATCCCTTCGCCTCGATCTTTCTTACAA AAATGGAGCTGCAGTCGCCTACGACGTTGGTTTTGTGCGGGAAATCGACTGTGGAAAATGAATTAGCTAGGTGCTTGAAGAGTAACAACAGATTGAAGCTCCCCGATGGTTCTCCATTAAAtgtcgtcttgaattcggagatAGAATGCATAGATAGGACTGAAAATGACGGAAATTTTTGCGTGAATTCGTATATGAGTTCGCTCTCAACTTCTCGTTTTGGAAGGCTGCTTGTTTACTCTCCGAAATTGGCTTCCACGCATGATGTTGTCTCACA TAATTTCGAGGAGTTGCCTGTTGGTGGAGTATGTGTTGCTGATGTACAGTTCAAAGGCAGAG GACGGTCAAAAAATGTTTGGGAATCACCAAAGGGGTGCCTTATGTATTCATTCACAATACAGATGGAGGATGGCCGAGTTGTCCCATTGGTGCAATATGTGGTTAGTCTGGCGATGACTGAGGCAATTAATGATGTTTGTCGGAATAGT GGCATGCCGCATCTCAACGTCAGAATAAAATGGCCAAATGATTTGTATTTAGATGGTGCTAAGGTGGGAGGAATTTTGTGCACATCAGTATATAAGTCAAAGAAGTTTAATATCAGTTCTG GGGTTGGCTTGAATGTTAGCAATCAGAAACCGACGACATGCTTGAATTCAGTTCTGCAAAGATTGACACCATGCGCTCACCAATTGCAACTTGAAGATATCATTGCAGCTTTCTTCAACAAATTTGAgagtttttatgatattttcataaatcaag GCTTTCAAACTCTTGAAGAATTATACTACAAGACGTGGTTGCACAG TGGACAAAGAGTCATAGTTCAGGAAAAGAACGAGAAGCCAGAATCAATATCAGAAGATGCGGTCACAATCCAG GGCTTAACAACTTCCGGTTACCTATTAGCTGTCACTGAAGATGGTCAAACATGCGAGCTTCATCCAGATGGAAACAG TTTCGATTTCTTTAAAGGACTTGTCAGAAGAAAACTGACCTGA